Proteins encoded in a region of the Isosphaeraceae bacterium EP7 genome:
- a CDS encoding VCBS repeat-containing protein, which yields MLARIPFACLTVLMLAAQARGGDGNRLVSLDETSPYHVGLKSPRLTTPQWVGEAGVEAVVVLAVDDLKGNPAKYETFLRPIIDRLKEVEGRGALSIMTNSVAANSPEVKRWLGEGVSLDIHSVTHPCPLLQKGDFAAAARAYHDCVDQVGAIEGNRPAAFRMPCCDSQNTVSPRFFSEMFNKTSPGGRFLTIDTSVFNLTTSADKALPRELTVDPDGRDRFRKFLPFRSFVNVVENYPYPFVINKLAWEFPCMVPSDWEGQNLNGKNSPKTLADMKAAVDATVLKQGVFCLVFHPHGWMSTEQVVALIDQAKAKYGRKVKFLNFREAQARIDAHMLAGQPLRAKDGGDNGVRMLDLNDDGFMDFVVGNASRRETRIWDPAAGRWKVGPFPVLLAGNPGARFGIGAGGSVIVLADGERGPVGWRFDGSAWLPDASLSAGLEIDGKPLELDAGGHDLGARLRDLDGDGVCELIVANARQNAVFGRSGDRWTLLPIRLPDGARFVDRSGTDAGLRLVDVDGNGRDDVAFSNDDAYGLFLFESMAAGWPRKVTAGKAGEDNALPRIVRGGTDNGAWFSGGHLWVQNEDTAGKMDLVDRRSFKTLLEKAGLTPKKAAAWLRPETREKLAPVARLVAGSAALPESARVVALGILGPGDREMLAGLVGPQAPGPVRLAAISALARSADARVPEVLLAGWSNHGPVERLAVLDALLARADWTGDLISSLEDTCTPPEEVDAAYRRRLVEHRDPALRERARAVFPEEACSCCAAATETASR from the coding sequence ATGCTCGCCCGCATCCCGTTCGCATGCTTGACCGTCTTGATGCTGGCGGCGCAGGCCCGAGGCGGCGACGGTAACAGGCTCGTTTCGCTTGACGAGACGAGCCCCTATCACGTGGGCCTCAAGTCGCCCAGGCTGACCACGCCGCAATGGGTCGGAGAGGCGGGGGTCGAGGCGGTCGTGGTGCTGGCCGTGGATGACCTGAAGGGGAATCCGGCGAAGTACGAGACCTTCCTCCGGCCGATCATCGACCGGCTCAAGGAGGTCGAGGGGCGCGGTGCGCTGAGCATCATGACCAACTCGGTCGCGGCCAATTCCCCCGAGGTCAAGCGCTGGCTGGGCGAGGGGGTGTCGCTCGACATCCACTCGGTGACTCATCCCTGCCCGTTGCTCCAGAAGGGGGACTTCGCCGCGGCGGCCCGTGCCTATCACGACTGCGTCGACCAGGTCGGCGCGATCGAGGGGAACCGGCCGGCCGCCTTCCGGATGCCCTGCTGCGACTCGCAGAACACCGTCAGCCCGCGGTTCTTCTCCGAGATGTTCAACAAGACGAGCCCCGGCGGGCGGTTCCTGACCATCGACACCTCGGTCTTCAACCTGACGACCTCGGCCGACAAGGCGCTGCCCCGAGAGCTGACGGTGGACCCCGACGGCCGCGACCGATTCCGCAAGTTCCTGCCGTTCCGCTCGTTCGTCAATGTCGTGGAGAATTATCCTTATCCGTTTGTGATCAACAAGCTGGCCTGGGAGTTCCCCTGCATGGTCCCTTCGGACTGGGAGGGGCAGAACCTCAACGGCAAGAACAGCCCGAAGACACTGGCCGACATGAAGGCGGCCGTCGATGCCACCGTCTTGAAGCAGGGGGTCTTCTGCCTCGTCTTCCACCCGCACGGATGGATGAGCACAGAGCAGGTCGTGGCCCTGATCGACCAGGCGAAGGCCAAATACGGCCGCAAGGTGAAGTTCCTCAACTTCCGCGAGGCCCAGGCCCGCATCGACGCCCACATGCTGGCCGGCCAGCCTCTGAGGGCCAAGGACGGCGGCGACAACGGCGTGCGGATGCTCGACCTGAATGACGATGGCTTCATGGATTTCGTGGTCGGCAACGCGTCACGCCGAGAGACCCGCATCTGGGATCCCGCCGCAGGTCGCTGGAAGGTCGGGCCGTTCCCCGTCCTCCTGGCCGGCAATCCGGGAGCCCGCTTCGGGATTGGCGCGGGGGGCTCGGTGATCGTCCTGGCCGACGGCGAACGCGGCCCGGTCGGCTGGCGGTTCGATGGTTCCGCCTGGCTCCCGGACGCGTCGCTGTCGGCCGGCCTCGAAATCGACGGCAAGCCGCTGGAGCTGGACGCCGGGGGCCACGACCTCGGGGCCAGGCTGCGGGACCTGGACGGCGACGGCGTCTGCGAGCTGATCGTGGCCAATGCGCGTCAGAATGCCGTCTTCGGCCGGTCGGGCGACCGCTGGACACTCCTGCCGATCCGCCTGCCGGACGGGGCCCGATTCGTGGATCGCTCGGGGACCGACGCCGGCCTGCGGCTGGTGGACGTGGACGGTAACGGCCGCGACGATGTCGCGTTCTCGAATGATGATGCGTATGGCCTGTTCCTGTTCGAGTCGATGGCGGCGGGCTGGCCGAGGAAGGTGACGGCGGGGAAAGCCGGCGAGGACAACGCCTTGCCCAGGATCGTCCGCGGCGGCACGGACAACGGCGCCTGGTTCTCCGGCGGGCACCTCTGGGTGCAGAACGAGGACACCGCGGGGAAGATGGACCTGGTGGACCGCCGATCGTTCAAGACCCTGCTGGAGAAGGCCGGATTGACTCCGAAGAAGGCCGCAGCCTGGCTCCGGCCCGAGACCCGTGAGAAGCTCGCGCCCGTCGCCCGGCTGGTGGCCGGTTCGGCGGCCTTGCCCGAATCGGCCAGGGTCGTCGCGCTGGGAATTCTGGGCCCCGGCGATCGTGAGATGCTGGCCGGTCTGGTCGGGCCGCAGGCCCCCGGGCCTGTCAGGCTGGCCGCGATCTCGGCGTTGGCTCGATCGGCCGATGCCCGCGTGCCCGAGGTGCTGCTGGCCGGCTGGTCGAACCACGGGCCGGTCGAGAGGCTGGCCGTGCTGGACGCGCTGCTCGCGCGGGCCGACTGGACCGGGGACCTCATCTCGTCGCTTGAGGACACCTGCACGCCCCCCGAAGAGGTCGATGCCGCGTACCGCCGCAGGCTGGTCGAGCATCGGGACCCCGCCCTCCGCGAGCGAGCTCGCGCCGTCTTCCCCGAGGAGGCGTGCTCGTGCTGCGCGGCGGCAACCGAGACGGCCAGCCGTTGA
- a CDS encoding ABC transporter ATP-binding protein, protein MARIELRGVSKRFPGGVVGLGPLDLAVNSGEFLAVLGPSGSGKSTLLRLVAGLETATAGEVWAGGRRIDGLPPRDRDVAMVFQDPALYPHLSVGDNLAFGLRARGVARDETRRRVAEMAELLGLSSVLARMPATLSGGQRQRAALGRALVRRPLVLLLDEPFSALDAPLRVALRGELAALQRASGTTTLFVTHDQGEAMAVGDRMAVLDRGQLLQVGTPAEVYDRPASATAAAFVGSPPMNLLMGRIGDGGRFRLDAAGSVMLGLRAEHVHIPPRPGDLAAPGRVVRIETTGHERLASFDAGGQALIARLPAAADLAVGSVLDLGLDLARGVWFDPTTGASVAAPTPSP, encoded by the coding sequence ATGGCCAGGATCGAGTTGCGGGGGGTGTCGAAACGGTTCCCCGGAGGCGTCGTCGGCCTTGGGCCGCTGGACCTGGCCGTCAACTCGGGAGAGTTCCTGGCGGTGCTCGGCCCGTCGGGATCGGGCAAGAGCACGCTCCTGCGGCTGGTTGCCGGCCTGGAGACGGCGACCGCCGGCGAGGTCTGGGCCGGTGGCCGCCGGATCGACGGACTGCCCCCGCGCGACCGCGACGTGGCGATGGTCTTCCAGGACCCGGCGCTCTACCCGCACCTCAGCGTCGGCGACAACCTGGCCTTCGGCCTGCGAGCCAGGGGCGTGGCCCGCGATGAGACACGCCGACGGGTGGCCGAGATGGCCGAGCTTCTGGGCCTGAGCTCGGTGCTGGCTCGGATGCCGGCGACGCTCTCTGGAGGGCAGAGGCAGCGGGCCGCGCTGGGGCGGGCGCTGGTCCGTCGGCCGCTGGTCTTGCTGCTGGATGAGCCCTTCTCGGCGCTCGACGCCCCGCTGCGTGTCGCCCTCCGTGGCGAACTGGCGGCCCTTCAGCGGGCGAGCGGGACGACCACCTTGTTCGTCACCCACGATCAGGGCGAGGCGATGGCCGTGGGCGACCGCATGGCGGTCCTGGATCGCGGACAATTGCTCCAGGTGGGGACCCCGGCCGAGGTCTATGACCGTCCCGCCTCGGCGACCGCCGCGGCGTTCGTCGGCTCGCCGCCGATGAATTTGCTGATGGGTCGCATCGGGGATGGCGGGCGATTCCGGCTCGACGCGGCGGGGTCAGTCATGCTGGGCCTGCGGGCCGAGCACGTCCACATTCCGCCTCGGCCCGGCGACCTGGCGGCCCCGGGGCGGGTGGTACGCATCGAGACGACGGGCCACGAACGGCTGGCCTCGTTCGACGCGGGCGGTCAGGCTCTGATCGCCCGATTGCCGGCCGCAGCCGACCTGGCCGTGGGCTCGGTGCTCGACCTGGGGCTTGACCTGGCGCGGGGGGTCTGGTTCGATCCGACGACCGGGGCGAGCGTGGCCGCGCCGACGCCTTCCCCTTGA
- a CDS encoding DUF1549 and DUF1553 domain-containing protein, with protein sequence MSRVPRTARVPLAMTSLLAFGIFAARTPADEPKPTAAPAEVAPPEKFNSEQKSHWAYQIPKRPELPAVKEAGWVRNPVDRFILAELEAVELAHSAEADKIALIRRVTFDLTGLPPTPAQVDAFLVDARPDAYDRLVDRLLESPQHGERWAQHWLDLAHYADTNGFELDAERPDAWRYRDWVVNALNADMPYDRFLTLQLAGDEASPGDRDALIATGFGRCGPREVVGGNVDPEVRRQSEMTEVTGTVGSVFLGLTLGCARCHDHKFDALPTTDYYRLQSFFAASTMDDRSIADAAETDAFAAATKDVAAKVAPLRKAMADLEAPYRKVLKAQKDATLTADERKALDTAEKDRTPEQKKTVAGLASSLAIQWPEVAEAVSKVPADHAERERLKREIDAIERTLPRPPAGAMALADSGKDAPDTFVYRRGEVKSKGPKVAPRPPGIVLTSLPAGSFPDEIKPGEKTTGRRKALAAWLSRPDNPLTARVIVNRLWAHHFGRGIVATPSDFGVRGEAPTHPELLDWLATELASNGWHLKPLHKLMVTSATYRQTSAGDPNRATLDPENTTLWRMNRRRLEAESLRDAMLAVSGELNPKLGGPGVLVPIEREVEDLIFTEAEVVDLWPETPDTSEHARRSLYLYRKRNVRYPMFDAFDAPDTQTACPQRAVSTHALQSLVMLNSDFALSRAAALAGRLYREGQGADDRIRLAYRLVLAREPRPAEVDQARAFLASQAGRLYGREPEKLARPAFVPAETPAVAAAAWVDFALAMLNRNEFVYIP encoded by the coding sequence ATGAGCCGAGTCCCCCGGACCGCTCGCGTCCCTCTGGCGATGACGAGCCTGCTCGCCTTCGGAATCTTCGCCGCGCGCACGCCGGCCGACGAGCCGAAGCCCACGGCCGCCCCCGCCGAGGTCGCCCCGCCCGAGAAGTTCAACTCCGAGCAGAAGTCGCACTGGGCGTATCAGATCCCCAAGCGGCCCGAGTTGCCCGCGGTGAAGGAAGCCGGCTGGGTCCGCAACCCCGTCGACCGCTTCATCCTGGCCGAGCTCGAGGCAGTCGAGCTGGCCCACTCGGCCGAGGCCGACAAGATCGCCCTGATTCGCAGGGTCACGTTCGACCTCACCGGCCTCCCCCCGACGCCCGCCCAGGTCGACGCCTTCCTGGTCGATGCCAGGCCCGATGCGTACGACCGGCTGGTCGACCGATTGCTGGAGAGCCCGCAGCACGGCGAACGCTGGGCCCAGCACTGGCTCGACCTGGCCCATTATGCGGACACCAACGGCTTCGAGCTGGACGCCGAGCGGCCCGACGCGTGGCGATACCGCGACTGGGTGGTCAACGCCCTGAACGCCGACATGCCGTATGACAGGTTCTTGACCCTGCAACTGGCGGGCGACGAGGCGAGCCCCGGCGACCGCGACGCCCTGATTGCCACCGGATTCGGCCGCTGCGGCCCGCGCGAGGTGGTCGGCGGCAACGTCGACCCCGAGGTCCGCCGCCAGTCGGAGATGACCGAGGTGACCGGCACCGTCGGCTCGGTCTTCCTGGGCCTGACCTTGGGCTGTGCCCGCTGCCACGACCACAAGTTCGACGCCCTGCCCACGACCGACTACTACCGCCTCCAGTCGTTCTTCGCCGCGTCCACGATGGACGACCGCTCGATCGCCGACGCCGCCGAGACCGACGCGTTCGCCGCCGCCACCAAGGACGTCGCGGCGAAGGTCGCCCCTCTGAGGAAGGCGATGGCCGATCTGGAAGCCCCCTACCGCAAGGTGCTCAAGGCCCAGAAGGACGCGACCCTCACCGCCGACGAGCGCAAGGCGCTGGACACCGCCGAGAAGGACCGGACGCCCGAGCAGAAGAAGACCGTCGCCGGCTTGGCCTCCAGCCTCGCCATCCAATGGCCCGAGGTCGCCGAGGCCGTCTCCAAGGTGCCCGCCGACCATGCCGAGCGCGAGCGCCTGAAGCGGGAGATCGACGCCATCGAGCGGACCTTGCCCAGGCCGCCCGCGGGTGCCATGGCGCTCGCCGACTCCGGCAAGGACGCCCCCGACACGTTCGTCTACCGCCGCGGCGAGGTGAAGTCGAAGGGTCCCAAGGTCGCCCCCAGGCCCCCCGGAATCGTGCTCACCTCGCTGCCCGCCGGCTCGTTCCCCGACGAGATCAAGCCGGGCGAGAAGACGACCGGACGCCGCAAGGCCCTGGCCGCCTGGCTGAGCCGGCCCGACAACCCGCTGACCGCCCGCGTGATCGTCAACCGGCTCTGGGCGCACCACTTCGGCCGCGGGATCGTGGCCACACCCAGCGACTTCGGCGTCAGGGGCGAGGCCCCCACCCATCCCGAGCTGCTCGACTGGCTGGCCACCGAGCTGGCCTCCAACGGCTGGCACCTGAAGCCCCTGCATAAGCTGATGGTCACCTCGGCCACCTACCGCCAGACGAGCGCAGGCGACCCCAATCGCGCCACCCTGGACCCCGAGAACACGACCCTCTGGCGCATGAACCGCCGGCGCCTGGAGGCCGAGAGCCTGCGAGACGCCATGCTGGCCGTCAGCGGCGAGCTGAACCCCAAGCTCGGCGGCCCCGGCGTGCTCGTCCCCATCGAGCGCGAGGTCGAGGACCTCATCTTCACCGAGGCCGAGGTCGTCGACCTCTGGCCCGAGACCCCGGACACCTCCGAACACGCCAGGCGTTCGCTCTACCTCTACCGCAAGCGCAACGTCCGCTACCCGATGTTCGACGCCTTCGACGCCCCCGACACCCAGACCGCATGCCCTCAGCGGGCCGTTAGCACCCACGCACTCCAGTCGCTCGTCATGCTCAACAGCGACTTCGCCCTCTCTCGGGCCGCGGCGCTCGCCGGCCGTCTCTACCGCGAAGGGCAAGGGGCCGACGACCGGATTAGGCTCGCTTATCGCCTCGTCCTGGCCCGCGAGCCCCGTCCCGCCGAGGTCGACCAGGCTCGCGCCTTCCTCGCCTCGCAGGCCGGGCGCCTCTATGGCCGCGAACCCGAGAAGCTCGCCCGGCCCGCCTTCGTCCCGGCCGAGACCCCCGCCGTGGCCGCCGCCGCCTGGGTCGACTTCGCCCTGGCCATGCTCAACCGCAACGAGTTCGTCTACATCCCCTGA
- a CDS encoding DUF1501 domain-containing protein — protein MSQPSNPRRCPGPQPFSPPSRRDFLKTAGNGFGMLGLSYLMQQQAIADSSRAAVNPLAPRPGHFPAKAKRCIFLFMTGGPSQMDLFDPKPALNKLEGKPLPKSFGKISSQFLEADPVCMGSRRKWGKYGQSGMDLSDLIPNMHPLADDIAQIRSCVADNVIHAPAMYQMNTGRTFMGYPSLGSWVTYGLGSVSENLPAYVVMPQPEGTPEGGAPCWGAGFLPAQHQGTLFRGGPNPIVNLKPASAAFTRDQQRGTLDLLRSMNEQDLEPDDSELSARIASYELAFRMQSEAPEAVDLSRETEQTREMYGLNDARTAEFGTRCLLARRLVERGVRFVQLYSGGGPITVQWDAHDDVDANHEKMCGMTDKPVAALLADLKRTGLLEDTLVIWGAEFGRTPVCQAGGRGRDHNADGFTMWMAGGGIQGGRVVGATDEIGYKAVEDRAHVNDIHATILHLMGLDHKQLTHLHNGRDERLTDVAGKVVTKLFA, from the coding sequence ATGAGCCAGCCGAGCAACCCCCGCCGCTGCCCTGGCCCGCAGCCGTTCAGCCCCCCCAGCCGACGAGACTTCCTCAAGACCGCCGGCAACGGGTTCGGCATGCTCGGGTTGTCTTACCTGATGCAGCAGCAGGCGATTGCCGACTCCTCCAGGGCTGCGGTCAACCCGCTGGCGCCCAGGCCCGGACACTTCCCCGCCAAGGCCAAGCGCTGCATCTTCCTGTTCATGACCGGCGGCCCCAGCCAGATGGACCTGTTCGACCCCAAGCCGGCGCTGAACAAGCTGGAAGGGAAGCCGCTTCCGAAGAGTTTCGGCAAGATCAGCAGCCAGTTCCTGGAGGCCGACCCCGTCTGCATGGGCAGCCGCCGGAAGTGGGGCAAGTACGGCCAGTCGGGCATGGATCTGTCCGACCTGATCCCCAACATGCACCCGCTCGCCGACGACATCGCCCAGATTCGCTCATGCGTGGCCGATAACGTGATCCACGCGCCGGCCATGTATCAGATGAACACGGGCCGGACCTTCATGGGCTACCCTAGCCTTGGCAGCTGGGTCACCTACGGCCTCGGCTCCGTCAGCGAGAACCTCCCCGCCTACGTCGTGATGCCCCAGCCCGAGGGGACCCCCGAGGGGGGCGCGCCCTGCTGGGGGGCCGGCTTCCTGCCCGCTCAGCACCAGGGGACCCTCTTCCGCGGCGGGCCCAACCCCATCGTCAACCTCAAGCCCGCCTCGGCCGCCTTCACCCGAGACCAGCAGCGCGGGACGCTCGACCTGCTCCGGTCGATGAACGAGCAGGACCTGGAGCCCGACGACTCGGAACTCTCCGCCCGGATCGCCAGCTATGAGCTGGCCTTCCGCATGCAGAGCGAGGCCCCCGAGGCCGTCGACCTGTCGCGCGAGACCGAGCAGACCCGCGAGATGTACGGCCTGAACGACGCGCGCACAGCCGAGTTTGGCACCCGCTGCCTGCTGGCCCGCAGACTGGTGGAGCGCGGGGTCCGGTTCGTCCAGCTCTACTCCGGCGGCGGGCCGATCACGGTCCAGTGGGACGCCCACGACGACGTCGACGCCAATCATGAGAAGATGTGCGGGATGACCGACAAGCCGGTCGCCGCCCTGCTGGCCGACCTGAAGCGCACCGGCCTGCTGGAAGACACGCTCGTCATCTGGGGCGCCGAGTTCGGCAGGACGCCGGTCTGCCAGGCGGGCGGGCGCGGGCGAGACCACAACGCGGACGGCTTCACCATGTGGATGGCCGGCGGCGGGATCCAGGGCGGTCGCGTCGTGGGGGCCACCGACGAGATCGGCTACAAGGCCGTCGAGGACCGGGCCCACGTCAACGACATCCACGCCACGATCCTGCACCTGATGGGCCTCGACCACAAGCAGCTGACCCACCTGCACAACGGCCGCGACGAGCGGCTGACCGACGTCGCCGGCAAGGTCGTCACCAAGCTCTTCGCCTGA
- a CDS encoding sigma-70 family RNA polymerase sigma factor, producing MTKALESDATLDLASTTDEALIGRYRDEGRTQDFNELVRRYERELYRYLARYLGDPALAEDVFQNTFLQIHLKRALYEDGRPFRPWLYSIATHQAVDTLRKVGRHPTVSLDQRTSGGDDSNSGTLVDLLVKDEPGPLAALQGQEREQWVRDAVAKLPEVLRQTLTLAYHQDLKYREIAEILKVPVGTVKSRLHAAMAKLQDMARAADRDADGSMP from the coding sequence ATGACGAAGGCTCTGGAATCGGACGCGACCCTCGACCTCGCCTCCACAACGGACGAGGCCCTGATCGGCCGCTACCGCGACGAGGGCCGGACGCAGGACTTCAACGAGCTCGTCCGACGCTACGAGCGCGAGCTGTACCGCTACCTGGCCCGTTACCTCGGCGACCCCGCGCTCGCGGAGGACGTGTTCCAGAACACGTTCCTCCAGATCCACCTCAAGCGGGCGCTCTACGAGGACGGCCGACCATTCCGACCCTGGCTCTACTCGATCGCCACCCACCAGGCCGTTGACACGCTGAGAAAAGTCGGGCGGCACCCCACCGTCAGCCTCGATCAGCGCACCAGCGGCGGCGACGACTCGAACTCGGGGACCTTGGTCGACCTGCTCGTGAAAGACGAGCCCGGCCCCCTGGCCGCGCTCCAGGGCCAGGAACGCGAACAGTGGGTTCGAGACGCCGTCGCCAAGCTCCCCGAAGTCCTCCGCCAGACGCTCACCCTCGCCTATCACCAAGATCTCAAGTACCGCGAGATCGCCGAAATTCTCAAAGTCCCGGTCGGCACAGTCAAGTCTAGGTTGCACGCCGCGATGGCCAAGTTGCAGGACATGGCCCGCGCCGCCGACCGTGACGCAGACGGATCGATGCCATGA